From one Chanodichthys erythropterus isolate Z2021 chromosome 3, ASM2448905v1, whole genome shotgun sequence genomic stretch:
- the LOC137017058 gene encoding nuclear factor 7, brain-like — translation MASLSEDFSCPLCCEIFKDPVILSCSHSVCKECLQQFWRTKKTQECPVCRRRSSKECPPPNLALKNLCESFLKERNERHSSEEICSLHSEKLKLFCLEDKQPVCAVCRDSQKHVNHTVRPISEVFPSYKEELNTALKSLQEKLKHNESIKEEFEETVQYIKSQAEHTEHQIKQQFEKLHQFLRDEEEATITALREEEEQKKQMMKEKLEEMNRHISALSHTITDMEEMMKASDVCFLKEFPVSMERVQSSQPDPQMASGALIHVPRYLGNLLFRVWKKMQDIVQNTPVILDPNTANKCLVLSDDLTSVRNSWKYQPVPDNPERFDWYPCVLGSEGLNSGTHCWDVEVKDSSAWSLGVTTASNQRKGDDFFNTEVWCVWFDEDRAPESSMNEFPVEQDLDRVRVNLDYDGGTVSFSDPVTNTHLHTFTTTFTHTLFPFFYGSSSIRILPFNSK, via the exons ATGGCCTCACTGTCTGAGGATTTTTCTTGTCCCTTGTGCTGTGAAATCTTCAAGGATCCTGTTATTTTATCCTGTAGTCACAGTGTCTGTAAAGAGTGTCTTCAACAGTTCTGGAGAACCAAGAAAACTCAGGAGTGTCCTGTCTGCAGGAGAAGATCATCAAAAGAATGTCCTCCTCCTAATCTGGCGTTAAAAAACTTGTGTGAGTCGTTCCTGAAGGAGAGAAATGAGAGACATTCATCTGAGGAGATCTGCAGTTTACACAGTGAGAAACTCAAACTCTTCTGTCTGGAAGACAAACAGCCTGTGTGTGCAGTGTGCAGAGATTCACAGAAACACGTCAATCACACAGTCCGACCCATCAGTGAAGTTTTTCCATCATATAAG GAGGAGCTCAATACAGCACTAAAGTCCTTACAAGAGAAACTTAAACACAATGAAAGCATTAAAGAAGAGTTTGAGGAAACAGTTCAATACATCAAG TCTCAAGCTGAGCACACAGAGCATCAGATTAAACAGCAGTTTGAGAAGCTTCATCAGTTTCTCAGAGATGAAGAAGAAGCTACAATCACTGCACTGAGGGAGGAAGAGGAGCAGAAGAAGCAGATGATGAAGGAGAAGCTGGAGGAGATGAACAGACACATCTCAGCTCTTTCACACACAATCACAGACATGGAGGAGATGATGAAAGCCAGTGACGTCTGCTTTCTGAAG GAGTTTCCAGTCTCGATGGAAAG AGTCCAGAGCTCACAGCCGGATCCACAGATGGCTTCTGGAGCTTTGATTCATGTGCCGCGTTACTTGGGCAACCTGCTGTTCAGAGTGTGGAAGAAGATGCAGGACATCGTCCAAAACA CTCCTGTGATTCTGGATCCAAACACAGCAAATAAATGTCTCGTCCTGTCTGATGATCTGACCAGTGTGAGAAACAGCTGGAAATATCAACCTGTTCCAGATAATCCAGAGAGATTCGACTGGTATCCCTGTGTTCTGGGTTCAGAGGGGCTTAACTCAGGAACACACTGCTGGGATGTGGAGGTTAAAGACAGTTCAGCCTGGAGTCTTGGAGTAACTACAGCATCAAACCAGAGGAAGGGAGATGATTTCTTTAACACTGAAGTCTGGTGTGTGTGGTTTGATGAGGACAGAGCGCCTGAATCGTCAATGAATGAATTTCCTGTTGAACAGGATCTTGATCGTGTGAGAGTGAATCTGGACTATGATGGAGGAACGGTGTCATTCTCTGATCCTGTAACTAACACACatctacacacattcacaaccaccttcactcacacactctttcCATTCTTCTATGGTTCTTCCTCTATAAGGATCTTACCATTCAATAGTAAGTAA